AAAAGCTTCTTCCATTTCTTATTTAATCAGCGTCGAACGCCGGAAGAAATTGCGGTATGGTTCACTCGCCCAACACAAGGCTTCCAATAGCGGAATCGTCCAGTAGATCGTGAAACAAAGACATGAGGCTATCAATAGTCGGCCGAGCATCTGGCTTGACGGCCAAGCATTGGCGGACTATATCAAGGAGTTGTAGAGAGTAGACCGGGTTGTCCGGGAACGAAAAAAGGCCTGAAGCGCGAGCCTGGCGTAGCGGTGTACCGTGCAGTTGCTCCTCGCGCTCAAATGGCGAGATGCCATACATGAGCGCGTAGCAGATGCACCCCAGCGACCATATATCCGCCGGGGGGAGGATGCAGGCGTTGGGTTCGAGCGCGCATAGTTCTGGCGCAAGGTACATCGGGCTGCCGTGCGTATCGAGCACAGCCCGCATGCGCGCAAGGCGCGTGGCATTAGCCAGAGCGTATCCCGAGCGCACACACGCACTTAGGTCGCTGATGATGGGCATGCCCTGCGGCGTCAGCATCACGGCCGAAGGCCTCAGGTCGCATAGTACGAACGATCGCCGTGGGCTACTGGTCGAAGCCTCGAGCACGTCCATCTCCAGTGCGTCTGCGAGCAGGTGCGTATCCTCGCTCTGTGTGGCGGACCCACTCTCCACCCCTTCGTCCCCGGGCTGGTGCACGGCCCTGACCGCGCGGCACACCTCCACCATCAGCGCCAGGACCCGTGGTTCCGGCAGCGGCACGCCCTCCACAAGCGTTGTATCAatcagctgctgcagcgaACCTGTCGGGAAGTATTGTAGCACCATATACACCAGCTTGGAGCCCTGCTCCAGCGGCACAATTTGCGAGTCCAGCAGGCTGGTTATATAGGGGCTGTGGAAGGCCTGGTAGTTGTCGATCTCCCGCATGGCTTCAGCTACGTGCTCTGCCCGCCCGAACGGGCAATGTACTGCCTTAATACAAAAGTTCCCCCTCTGTTCTCGCTGGAGACTGCGCACCTTGTAGATCATCGTCAGGCCCTTATCACTGAGGAGCCCAGTCACCAAGTACCGCTTCCCATTCACGGTGATGCGTACATCGTTAGCCCACAGGTTCCAAAGTGGCTTGCAACCACATATGTACTCTCCCATGCGAAGCATCACACCGCACGCTCGCACCAAGTTGAGAGTCAAGGAACTGCTAGCAGCTCAAACGATGCTTCCTCTTGACTTCGTATAACATGCGTTTTAGTCCTCAGGCTCCGGCAAAATTTGGTATGTTGCACAACCGTTTGAACAGTTAGACGGTCATCGACAAAGGCCATTGGACTCTCTTGACGGTTTCAAAGTTTCAAAGATCTATAATATGTCGATTCAAACACAGGAGGCGCATGACATGTCTCTGAAGTCCTTGTCGCTAATTGCGACACATTCGCACATTGTTGGCCTGGGACTGGACGAGAACCTACAGCCTAAGCCGAGCTCGCAGGGA
This is a stretch of genomic DNA from Eremothecium gossypii ATCC 10895 chromosome VI, complete sequence. It encodes these proteins:
- the ENV7 gene encoding putative serine/threonine protein kinase ENV7 (Syntenic homolog of Saccharomyces cerevisiae YPL236C (ENV7)); amino-acid sequence: MLRMGEYICGCKPLWNLWANDVRITVNGKRYLVTGLLSDKGLTMIYKVRSLQREQRGNFCIKAVHCPFGRAEHVAEAMREIDNYQAFHSPYITSLLDSQIVPLEQGSKLVYMVLQYFPTGSLQQLIDTTLVEGVPLPEPRVLALMVEVCRAVRAVHQPGDEGVESGSATQSEDTHLLADALEMDVLEASTSSPRRSFVLCDLRPSAVMLTPQGMPIISDLSACVRSGYALANATRLARMRAVLDTHGSPMYLAPELCALEPNACILPPADIWSLGCICYALMYGISPFEREEQLHGTPLRQARASGLFSFPDNPVYSLQLLDIVRQCLAVKPDARPTIDSLMSLFHDLLDDSAIGSLVLGE